A segment of the Candidatus Pelagisphaera phototrophica genome:
TAGCGCTCGTTAATTTTGGACACAATGTTGCGGGGCTTTCGGGATACGAGGGTCTCATCATATTTGTGATAGGGGCACTCCTTGTCTTCATAGAATTGGTTTTCTTTCCAGGGGTCGTTTTTCTGGCATTACCAGGAATCATCATGATGTTGGGAGGCATTGTTTGGAGCATGGCCGACATGTGGCCGCAGGAAACTCCCGATTTCGACATTACATTCGACCTTTTCCTGACCCCTATTTACAATCTTTTTGGTGGTATCCTGATTGCGGTGGTCTTGTTCATGGCCTTAGCCCGTTTTTTGCCGAAATCGGTTTTCTGGGATCGAATGATACTCGCGGGATCGGTGGAAGGAGCGAGCCAAGGATTGGGTTCGATAAAGAGCGAGCGACCGGTTGCTGGGGCGGAAGGGATTGCCGTATCCGATCTTTTCCCGACGGGTGAGATCGAGATAGGTGGGCAGCGTTTTGAAGCTCGAGTGGAAGTGGGTTCCGTATCCAAAGGATCGCGAATTAGGATCTTAAGGTCGGACGTGTTTGGGTACTTTATAGAGGAGGTGAAGGCATGATTACGATCATTCTTCTCTTTCTCGCCGGCGTTATCCTCATTGGTAGCGAAGTTTTCCTGCCCGGTGGAATTCTTGGGGCAATCGGGGGGGCTTTAATGATCGGAGGGATTGCTGTCTCCTACACTGAATTTGGCTCGTTTATCGCGTTTATCTCAACCATTGTAGCAATTACATTAGTAGTTCTGGCACTCTTTTTTGAATTTAAAATACTGCCCAAAACCCCTATGGGGAAACAGTTGTTCATGTCAGGATCGATTAAAGATTCTACAACATATTCAAAAGCCGGCGACGACGTAGTCGGTCAGACAGGGCGGACCGTCACCGCATTGGGTCCAACCGGTTTTGTGCTCTTGGGTGGTAAAAAGCTGGAAGCGGCTTCGAAGTCTGGCTTCATTGAAAAAAACGAAGAAGTCAAAGTGACTGGAAAAGACAATTTTAGAATAACCGTATCCAAATTATAACGAAACTTAGCTCAATGAAATTCAATATGCCATACTCATTTGCCTTCGTCGAAGGCCTCTCATTAATCGTCATTGTTCCGATCCTGCTCGTATTGTTGGTGTTGGGGTTCGTCGTCATCTCTTTTTTCAATACGTGGCTCAAGGCGATGCTAGCCAAAGCGCCGGTTGGTTTTCTCAATATTATCGCGATGAAATTGCGAGGAGTTCCCTACGGTCTAGTGGTAGACGCTCGAATAACTGCGGTCAAGGCGGGCGTTGAACTTTCGACTGATGATTTAGAAGCCCATTTTTTAGCAGGAGGAAATTTGATTCCTACAGTGCAAGCGATTATCGCGGCGATGAAAGCTGGGATTAGTTTAGACTGGTCTCGTGCTTGTGCCATCGATTTGGCAACAAAAGGGTCGGGCAAATCGGTTGTTGAAGCGGTTCGAACCTCAGTGGACCCTAAAGTGATCGACTGTCCTAGCCAGGAAGGGGCGAAAAAGTCGATCGATGGGGTTGCCAAAGACGGTATCCAAGTTAAGGCGAAAGCTCGTGTAACTGTGCGGACCAATTTAGAACGCTTCGTCGGTGGAGCGAAAGAAGAGACGATTATTGCTCGTGTCGGTGAGGGTATTGTAACAACAATTGGATCTGCGGATACTTATAAGGTGGTTCTTGAGTCACCCGATTCTATATCAAAAGTTGTGCTTAATCGCGGTCTGGATGTTGGAACTGCATTTGAGATTCTGTCGATCGATATTGCGGATGTCGATGTCGGCGCTAATGTCGGAGCGTCTTTGCAAGAAGCGCAAGCGGAGGCCAATAAGAATATGGCTCAGGCCCAAGCCGAAATTCGAAGGGCTGCCGCAGTCGCGGTCGAGCAGGAAATGAAGGCTCGAGTACAGGAAATGAGAGCGAAGGTAGTTGAGGCTGAGGCACAAGTCCCTCTTGCGATGGCAGAGGCTTTCCGTAGTGGCAACCTGGGGGTCATGGACTACTACAAGATGAAAAACATCGATTCTGACACCCGTATGCGTGACTCCATCGCTGAACCTGGCAAGAGCGAGGAAGATTTGGATTCTGATCGATAATTTGTTCTTAGAGTCCTAGTCTAATGGATACTTGGTTTTTAGATAATCTGGAAAAGCTTGTTCCGATAGTTATCGCTTTGCTATATTTTTTAGGGACAAGCAAAGTTAAAAAGAATGCGGAAGAAGAGGTGGCTCCAGATCCGGAAGCGGATAATCGGGCACGAAAAATCCAGGAAGAGATTCGGCGAAAGATTATTGAGCGACAGCAGAGAGGTAATGCTCCGGTGCAGCGGGAGAACCCACCTGATTTACCAAGACCTGAAGTCGCTCAGCCTCTTAATACCGAAACGGGAAAATCTTCCAGAGAATTCACAGAGGTAGAAGTATTCCCTAGATCGGAGGAGAGTGCTCTTCCTCCATTCTCCAAGGAAACAAATCTACTGGATTTCTACGAGGAACAGCGTAAGGAAGCCGAAGAGCGTCTTCGAAAGTCGCGTGAAATCTCGGCCCAAGCACGTTTAAGCGATGTCGGTACTGCATACGAACGTCCCATTACTAATGAAATGCAGAACGCTCTGAACTTTCAACGACACGCTCGAGTTTTGGACGGTCTCGATGATCCGGAGGCTTTACGACGGGCTATTGTGCTCAAAGAGATTCTCGACTCACCCGTAGCCCTAAGACAGATTGGGTAGGTAAGGACGACAAAAATTGGAGACCTCTTTGGCTCGCTCGCGCCAAATATGAAGATCGAATTATTAGCGATTTGCGATGCTGCGACCGATTATCAAGGTCGGCTCAATGTACTGGGAGTCTTTGAGGGAATCGCCGCTCCCAAGACGCCGGTCGTTCGAGAGCGGTGCTGTATCGTGACTCGCCTAAGGTTTGGGAGGAATGAGGTGGGCCCCCATCAGTTGAAAATCAGTCTACGCAACAGCAAAGGCGTACAACTGATGCCTGAAATGAAGGCGAATTTCTCAGTAAAAGTTCCGCCCAACCGGGCCTCTGTCGCAGTTAATATGGTTCTGAACCTCAACAAGTTGAAAATTGAAGAGTTTGGAAACCATGAAATCGCTCTTTCTATGGATGAGACTCTCCAAGGAACCGTTCCTTTAACGGTAGCTCGCGCAATGAAGAAGCAAGTGCGTGGAACGATGGATAATTGAGGACTTTCCCTCTCCCGTTTTACTGCACTAGATGAGCAAGTTGTTTTTTGAGCGCTTCCGGTGATCGAGCGGGGAGCTGGCAGACAAAGTTTTCGCACAAATAGGCGGTCGGTTTCCCCTCGATGGCTTGAGCGCTCTGAATAAGTGGGAGATGCTGCCAGATAAACCTCTGACTGGTGCCTGTCATGATGGCTTTCAGTGAAGCCAAAGTCATTTGTCTGGCTTTCTCTCGCTGAACGTCGCTGACCTCCTTTACTACGTTTGTTTTGAGTAGAAAGGAGAGGTTGGCGGCACTGGGAAAATTGGGACCGGCTCCACACTACCCTGATCCTTCTTCCACATATCGTGAATACGGCTAAGCAGTTCGGGAAATGTGGCGACTTGCGTTCCTCTTCTCCGGTCTGGAGGAAAGTAGGTACCGCCAAAAAAGGGTTTACGGTCTGGGGTGAGCCAAACGTTGAGGGGCCAACCTCCACTACCGGTCAGTTGCTGAACGAAGTTCATGTAAACGCCGTCGACGTCGGGACGCTCTTCGCGGTCGACTTTGATACAAACGAAATAATCATTGAGATAGGCGGCTATTTCGGGTTTGGAAAACGACTCGCGATTCATCACGTGACACCAGTGGCAAGTGGAGAAGCCGATCGAGAGAAGAACGACTTTTCTTCCGCTTTCGCTTTTTCGAACGCCTAGTCACCCCATGGGAACCAGTCTACCGAATTTTAGGCGTACTGTTGCAGATAGAGCGATTGCTCTGACAGGAGCCGATTGGGGGTGGCGTCAGACGGGGAGGTTTCCGCGGAGACCCATATACCGCTAAGCGTGAGAGCGGTGATGATCACGGATTGAGTGGCGTTGCGGCCTAGCATATAACTAGAGACAGGATTAGTGAGAGGGCCTGCAAGCTTATTTGGCAGCCGATGCTCTTCAGGCCGCGAAGGAGGCGGATCTCCTGTCCAGAACGTTTTAGGGATGGAAAAATATGCCTATGAATGGATTGCGGCTTGCTAGAACGGGATAAATAAAGTGGCTTTGTTGAGCGATTTGCTTGCCAGGAATCGACCTGGAAGGAGGCGCGATTTTTGAAGAAGACCCAATTGCACAATCCTCCGTTTGAGAATCCCTCAATGCTGAATCCTCGATATCAAATTAAGTGCCTAACTATTAGGAACTTATTGGCTAGGCTCTGATGTTAGGTTCCCTTTCATATTATGAGAAATCTTCTGGCTCGGTATTTTATCGAGCTACCAAGAAAGAGTTAATTCTCTTTCTGTTTTCTGCATTTCTGTTTCTGCTTGGGTGTTATCGAATGTCCGTTGCGGGATCACCCGAGCTGGGTGAAAACGTATCAAGTTTCCTTGCGGGGGCTGTGTTGGCATCGGTCGGTTTTTTTCTGAGCTGGTTCAATGGAAAAGGTTGGATGTGGCTCATGATTGGCGTAGCGGTCGTAGGCCGACTTTTGTTTCTGCCACTGCCCGCTTCTGAAGATCTGGTCCGGGGAATGTGGGAAGGTGAAGTTTTGGATTCAAACTTCAATCCTTATCAGGTTGCGCCGGGAGCCCAGGAACTGGAATTGCTGCGCGGCGATGTGTGGGAACGGATAAGAGATAAAGATGAGGTTTCAAGCCAGCCGCCGTTTAGCCTAGCTATATTTAGGCTTCTGCATGGGATGGGTTTTAATGAGTGGGGTATCAAAACGATACTAGTCGTAGTAGATATTTGGATATGCATCATTCTGGCAATGCGATACGGCTCCCGGAAAGCTGCCTTATACGGGTGGAATCCTTTGGTTGTGTTTTCAGTAGCAGGGGAAGGGCATTTGGAAAGCCTGATGCTCCTGCCCGCCTTGGGGGGATTCCTCATTTGGGAAGCTTGGGTTGACCGGAAAGGAGGTGCAGTCATAATCAGCACCAATGGAGGGTTGAGTGGTGGGCCTGGTCAAATGGTTAGCTTCGCGGCACTGTTAATGGGACTCGCGGCTGCCATGAATCTTGTCTTTCTACCTATCGTTATTTGGATGTTTTGGCGCGTCCTAGTAAAATCGGGCATCAAAACAGGAATAGCCATTTTGCTTGTGGGCTTGATCCCATTGATCGCGTTCAATGGTTGGGGCTCGGTATCGCTGAACACAGATTTGAAGATGATCTCGCCCTTTTCAGCGAGCGTCTTCCCCGATACTTTGTCACTCGTTCCAGGAACCTTGAGCCGGATAGGTGTCGGATTGAGTCCCGAATTTTTCTTCTGGCTTGTTCTCGTGATATCCTTGTTGTTGGTATTCCGAAACTCGAGCATGGAGCGTTTCGCGAATCTCTACACAGGGACCTATCTCGTCTTGGCAGTAGCGGTTTATCCGTCGAGCTTTTTGTGGATGGCCCCCTTTGCTCTAGGAACGATGCACTTAGGTTTTCGTTTGGTTTCTTTGTCCGCATTTATTTATTACGCATCCTATCTTGGGGGAGAGGGGCCTGTGGCGCTTGGCTCTTGGTACAGCGTCGCATTGTGGATACCCTTTCTGATCGGCATCCTGTGGTACGTGCTCACATGCGGTTCGAAGAGCAGTGGATTTTATGTCCGTTCCTACTAGGGCGATCCTCATGTACAGGGCGCCCTAATTGGGATGCGTAAAAACGAGACTCGCCAAGAGTGTTGGCGACCGGGCAGCCTTGGAACTCTACCGGTGGATGGGGATCCGGCAATTGAATGTGATCCCAGCCGAATGGGAGACGGAGATTCGGTTTTCGCAGGGTGGCCATGAATCGATGATGAGAGAGTGGCTCGGTTCTCGGTCGCTTATGAGGCCCCAGGGCGAGGGAGATTTGGGGGATTGGATGATACGAGCCGCTCGATCGTGTTAGGAGGACGGCGTTGAGAGAAAGATTATTTTTCTGGGAGCAGACTGCCTCGGGCTTGACGAGCCAGCTTTGCAGAAGGCCGCTTTGGCATTGGACTGCTCCGACTTCGTCTTGGGTCCCGCATCGGATGGAGGATACTATTTACTAGGTATTAAGTCCTTGGAACCTTCAGTATTCCATGGAATCAATTGGGGAAGTCCGTCTGTCTTAAAAGAGACCATCGATCGAATACGGTTGCTGGACAAAGCGGTGAAACTGTTGGAACAACGCGTAGACGTGGATGATTGGGAGGACCTGTTAAGCCAACGCAAATTTGTAGATGCAGATCTCTGGCAGTGCTTGTCTCTCCCCGATACTTAAGGTTTCGATATTCTAGTATTCATCCACGGTTCTCAGTTGGATGCTGTCGATGACACGATCGCTTGCAAGGGTATCTGAGACGAGCACTATTTTATCACCGGACTTCAAGTACCCGCGTGTTACTAGAACCTTCATGGCCCGAGCCACGGTGGCTTCTGGCTCGGTGCAGAAAATCATCTGGAAGGGTACGACTCCGTGATGGAGGCGTAGTTTTCGAACGGTATCGAATGAATTGGTAAACGCGAATATAGGCGAGGTTCGTGGTCGTTGAGCGGATACCCCGCGAGCCATGGAACCGCTTCGCGTAAAACAGAGAATCGCAACCGCATCCAACTCGTTGGCCATGATGACAGCCGAATGTTGGATACGAGCCTTGTCAGTAATGAGGGCAAGTTCCTGGGCGAAGTTGAATTTCTTTCCTTCCTGATCGATTGCTTTGGATATTTTCGTAAGCGCTTCCACGCATTGGATCGGGTATTTGCCAATTGTGGTCTCACCAGAAAGCATGACACAGTCAGCTTCTTCTTCGATGGCGATGGCAACATCCGAGACTTCGGCTCGAGTCGGAATCGGATTGGAAATCATCGATTCAAGCATGTGGGTTGCGATGATGACCGGCTTGCCCGAGCGAAGGCAGGACTTCACTGCATTGTGCTGGATAATGGGCAGAGTCTCGAACGGGCACTCGATGCCTAAGTCACCGCGAGCGACCATGAGGGCATCTGATTCTCCGATGATCCCTTCTAAGTTGGTAATTGCTGACTGGTCCTCAATTTTGGCGACAATGCGTGCGTCGTGACCTCCATTTTCGTCGAGAAATCCTCTAAGGATTCTTATGTCGTTTTCTTCGCGCACGAAAGAAAGGGCAAAAAGATCAACGCCTTCCTCGATTCCCACCAAGGCATCTCCTTGGTCCTTTTCGGTGAGAGGAGGTAAGTCGACTTTGAATCCGGGTAGGTTGATGTGCCGCCGACTGTGAAGCTCGCCCGGGATGATCACTTTGCAGCGAATTCGTTGGTCGTTTTTCTCAAGTACCTCAAGACGGATGAGCCCGTTGTCTACGAGGATATCACCGCCAACTTCAATCCCTCTTGCGAGATTGGGGTAGTTGACACTGACTGAGCGAAAATCTTCAGACAATGGCGCATCAGGCGAGACGATGAAATCGAAGAGCTGGCCGACTTCGAGCACGATTGGCTTTTCGACCACTCCGGTGCGAATCTCCGGTCCCTTGATATCCATCATGATGGAAAGGGGGCGCTCGATCTTTTCGCCGATACTTCGAATGCGACGGCAAACCTTACGCACATAGTCGTGGTTCGCATGAGCCATGTTGATGCGACACACATCGACAAAGTGAACCGACATCAAAGTCTCGAGAATTTCTTCGCTATCGGTAGAGGGACCGATGGTGAAGACGATTTTTGTCCGTCGCGCTCTTCGAGGTGGATTGTGAATCATAGTAATTAGGTTAGGGATCCTAAATAAGCGAATGGAGGGACAATCTGTCGGCGTAAGTAGATGCCCAACGATCAAACCAAACGTAAGGCTGAGCCTTCGCCCGCTTCGAT
Coding sequences within it:
- a CDS encoding NfeD family protein; this translates as MITIILLFLAGVILIGSEVFLPGGILGAIGGALMIGGIAVSYTEFGSFIAFISTIVAITLVVLALFFEFKILPKTPMGKQLFMSGSIKDSTTYSKAGDDVVGQTGRTVTALGPTGFVLLGGKKLEAASKSGFIEKNEEVKVTGKDNFRITVSKL
- the floA gene encoding flotillin-like protein FloA (flotillin-like protein involved in membrane lipid rafts), which gives rise to MPYSFAFVEGLSLIVIVPILLVLLVLGFVVISFFNTWLKAMLAKAPVGFLNIIAMKLRGVPYGLVVDARITAVKAGVELSTDDLEAHFLAGGNLIPTVQAIIAAMKAGISLDWSRACAIDLATKGSGKSVVEAVRTSVDPKVIDCPSQEGAKKSIDGVAKDGIQVKAKARVTVRTNLERFVGGAKEETIIARVGEGIVTTIGSADTYKVVLESPDSISKVVLNRGLDVGTAFEILSIDIADVDVGANVGASLQEAQAEANKNMAQAQAEIRRAAAVAVEQEMKARVQEMRAKVVEAEAQVPLAMAEAFRSGNLGVMDYYKMKNIDSDTRMRDSIAEPGKSEEDLDSDR
- a CDS encoding DUF6941 family protein; translation: MKIELLAICDAATDYQGRLNVLGVFEGIAAPKTPVVRERCCIVTRLRFGRNEVGPHQLKISLRNSKGVQLMPEMKANFSVKVPPNRASVAVNMVLNLNKLKIEEFGNHEIALSMDETLQGTVPLTVARAMKKQVRGTMDN
- a CDS encoding DUF255 domain-containing protein, whose amino-acid sequence is MGFSTCHWCHVMNRESFSKPEIAAYLNDYFVCIKVDREERPDVDGVYMNFVQQLTGSGGWPLNVWLTPDRKPFFGGTYFPPDRRRGTQVATFPELLSRIHDMWKKDQGSVEPVPIFPVPPTSPFYSKQT
- a CDS encoding DUF2064 domain-containing protein, encoding MFLGADCLGLDEPALQKAALALDCSDFVLGPASDGGYYLLGIKSLEPSVFHGINWGSPSVLKETIDRIRLLDKAVKLLEQRVDVDDWEDLLSQRKFVDADLWQCLSLPDT
- the pyk gene encoding pyruvate kinase, with translation MIHNPPRRARRTKIVFTIGPSTDSEEILETLMSVHFVDVCRINMAHANHDYVRKVCRRIRSIGEKIERPLSIMMDIKGPEIRTGVVEKPIVLEVGQLFDFIVSPDAPLSEDFRSVSVNYPNLARGIEVGGDILVDNGLIRLEVLEKNDQRIRCKVIIPGELHSRRHINLPGFKVDLPPLTEKDQGDALVGIEEGVDLFALSFVREENDIRILRGFLDENGGHDARIVAKIEDQSAITNLEGIIGESDALMVARGDLGIECPFETLPIIQHNAVKSCLRSGKPVIIATHMLESMISNPIPTRAEVSDVAIAIEEEADCVMLSGETTIGKYPIQCVEALTKISKAIDQEGKKFNFAQELALITDKARIQHSAVIMANELDAVAILCFTRSGSMARGVSAQRPRTSPIFAFTNSFDTVRKLRLHHGVVPFQMIFCTEPEATVARAMKVLVTRGYLKSGDKIVLVSDTLASDRVIDSIQLRTVDEY